The segment ACTACATGTTCAGTTTTTTTGATGGAACGTGTTGCAAACCAGAACTATCAAATTCTGGATCAGTTGTAGTCTAATAACAACATGCACACTGCCCAACTTTCCATGAGTTTCCATGTAAGTCAAAGGCCGAGTTGAGTCGCGGTTATTTATTATCCTCaatttgtcaacaattataATAACTTAGATAAGTAAATGAGAGCGTCCGTCCAGCTAATTATACGAATATTACGCTAGGCTTTATGTCAAAGTTCTAGCCTGATATGCGGGTCCCAAGTTTACTGTTCGTAAGCCTCAAATGGTTTTAGTGCAATTTGTTGTTTCAAGAAAGTTGGACAAACTTGCTCAAGCAGGGTTTATAATCAGACTGGGAAGGTTATCTGAACATTGCTTTAACTCTGTATATGTTTGTACCGCTAAATGAAGTGTTTACTCCTGATGCAGTGTTTATGATTTTATCGTTAATATGGCATGTTATTTAGAAGGGGTGTTATGGTCAAGTGGGTTACGGCAGTGGatttgtgatctaaggattgcaggttcgagtcctggccagatcattgcgttgtgtccttgggcaaggcactttatctccattgcctctcttcacccaggtgtataaatggagacttgcgaggtaacttgtaaatatagttgcgtgtgcCGGTCTGTgtctgcaccctatgggaagtcccccaggggtaCCTAgatgtggtgccccaggagggattcattgaattgtgcacactttggtgtgtgggtgcgACAGGTTACCAGTGATCAGGGTTTAAGTTGTATAGTCATGTGAAagggccttggccttgaacaagaccGTAAGCCTTCAACTTTTAACGTCAACTTTATTTGGAGGCCATAAAgggtttctttttgtttgtgtttctgtattgcatctgaggaagTGACCTTAAATGGTACACATCTGCTAGACTTAGCAGTCCAGCcattttaattgatgaacctcagaATTGGTTTAAAAATGAGTCGTTATTTCTCAACAACTTAAAAGTCGTATCTAGAAATGACTACAACCTAAAATGATAGCAGCGTGTCATGTTTCTTATCCGATCTACAAAATATCAGAATTTGGCTATTTTGTGGCGTTAAATTTGATATCAGTCATcctgaaatattttatatttgctaGATTCCTCGTAGTCAATCCATCCGAGAGTGTGCTATAACATATAGAAAATAAGATGTTGCATAATGTGACAAACACATCATAACTGTAACAACGAACAAAAAagtaaatctttttttttcatctttcctTTGTCAGCTAAGCATcacatatactgtaccatatacCACATTGTTAAGCGAATACAAGGCGTTCAAGGTTACAAGCTCTTCTGTACTGTCACATTGCATCACGCATGCCAATTTTCCGAAGTtgcataacaacaacaaaatgtgtcACCCTTTTCAGGATTGAAATTCGATCGACTTTAGCCTTTGAAGGAAGAAATTCCAggattttttaaaaattaaaaaaaaaaaaattctaaacatttttaaaatttattttgcttttttcaATAATGTTAATTCTGAGCAATTCATAGCTGCGTAGGAGTTTATATATCAATCGTTTTCTGTCTTGTTTATCATAAAAAACACTGTTTGCATAATTCAGTAGACCCACATCTAGCCGGTTTTTTCCACTCCCCGTGTACAGGTTATACAGAGGTCGAAATGCAAATTTCCTTTTAAATAAATGATCAAGTACACAGGGACAACATTTCGTGAAATCAAGTTCGGCGTAGATATTTATCGTCGGCGGGTTTGAGCTTAAAATTCGTAAGGAATATCGTTTGCAGACCGGGTTCAGTAAACCCACTctattgtaaatattaaatgcTCTCTGGCAAAATGGGGCAAAATGGCAAGGAGGAGGCAAGGAAAACATAATCTCTTTTCATTCTCTGCTAGCCGTGCATATAATATATACCGTCAACGTAGGAAGATTTGGAATATATTATTGTTTCTTGTGTTACGTTGGTTTTAATTTGTCAATCTTGATATAAATCACTGACACAAACATTGGTACTCTATAAAGATGCAATGAagttctcctttttttttttattaacttattGTGGTATGAAATAGTTCTGTTATTAACAGATAACTTTTCATCGGtggtaatatatgtatatatcagtcTCGATGTAAATGTAAATTAACAGAATTACCGGAGGAAAATTTCTGAAAGAGGAACGCGCATATATTTAGCATCCATGATGCTTCTTAGCATTCATGTGTCACTAAAATCCATCATTAAAAAGACTTTTTCCCTCTGGACTCTccttttaatttgtaaattcTGAAAGCAGCTGAGGTTAGTTCTGGTGACAGTTTAATAGGACATGTATCAAGCTACACCCAAAAATTGTGTCACCCTCCAAATATTTGCATATAATGTGGAAATATCCAATGAGAATATATCTGTATTAATGAAAAGTTGTGGTAGGGATAGGATCAAAGAGGATACTTATCGTTTAAATCAAGCACATCCTTCCATTTCCCGGTCACTCCTCATTCCTCACTGACTTAGAATCAACATACAATTGCTAAACTAAAAGGGTTAGGCAATGGTAGCCAAATCAACAAATTGGTATTGTTCATATCTAATTGTGTAAAGTTTGGAAGGAAATATATACTTAACACATTGTATAACGCAGGTGACATCGTGAGTCCCTATCACAAAGTTAGAATACTGTATTTACAATATTGGTATATTTCAGAACATGATTGTGTGAAAGTGAAGTGAATATTACAACCTATTACAGACACTTTAGACAGCtagacaagggcggcggaagcactttgaatctgggggggcaccaacgtggAAGGGCAcgttgcagaaattcgattggactgatgcagcctgatattaagtaccctttataactcttattgtattatcttatttgcgtatacacatcactgcatcaaccccccccccccctcaaggaaacaatgcatactagcactgcagtatctaatgtggaaattgggaaacaaggaaaaagacaaaatgatgtgaaatcattataaagtcccagtccctgcacacgcgatcgatacatgcatgaaagcaaatgaaatatgtcaataaactgaaagaaaagtaattttctatgtgtttttcaatggttgaactgatattattatgatcattattattgtaacgactttcccaataattctaaccaatttggaagggttataacacggcaaatgattgtatgctattggcatgcgatgtagtaaccaacgcatgcctacatgatatgcacattaacatgttgaacgcgcgcgaagcgcgcgaaaaactttggtaatatttttcgggcaagtcgttacagccccccagatcaaattgggctcttacgcctgtggtagtaaacatataaaacttcccgaaatatttcattcgacgtgggtttcgccttgtaaactctttttttatttagaaatttttatgtagaaaaagggcacatttttaatctgaggaaaagtgggggggcacgtgccccctgtgcccccccggttccgccgcccttgcagcTAGAACtagataaaaaacaatattgtaaacagtaaacaaacaagCACATTAGACACTTTAAGCACTTTAGAACTAGataaaaaaacaacattgtAAACAGAACTTATGAGAGAAACCAATACCCCAGAGAACAGTAATCCTTAAATGAATAGATAGTCACTTGATTAAGTCCCTGGTTGTTGTGGGTAATTGCAGTTTGAGGATCCATAAATCTGCTCTCTGCCTTTAACTTGATATTGGGGGACTAGTATGTCAGAGCCAAGAAGAATACATCTTCAATTTGATAGACCCTAACTTTGTAGACCGACATGTTTAAACAACTGGTTACTGAATGGATTTGTCATTGATTGTTTCTTATGGTTGTGCTGAAACTTAGTTTATACATGGAACTGGTCGAGCTGGcctgacatatatgtatatatatatatatatatatatatatatatatatatacataccgaTCAGATCAATTCCCCTTTCTTTTAGCTCCTCTCAAGTCCTCCAACCCGatcaccacccacccccccccccctgcctctaAAACAAAACGCTTCTTGCTGTACATTTATAATTCATTTTAAATCCTTTCATCTTCCAGCGGAAGAGTACAATTCGCCGTTGTTCCTTGATTGCTGTGGTCTCGTCCGCCGTGTGCTTTTGGATCTCAGAGAGGACTTTGGTTTTAAAGTCGGACGTTGGAACCAGGCATACCAGTTTGACACTCTACCTGATACCATTGAAAGTGAGGAATCAATGCAACCAGGAGATTTGGTGTTCATATCGGGCATTTATAATGATCCAAAGCGtaagtttttgttttggttgaagattttcaaccccccccctacTTTTCAAAGAAATCATACTAATAGAACAGGAAGTATTGATGTTTAACCATGGTTTGGGATTGAGTTGGCAAAGTTATGATATTTGGCACCTCTAGATGCTATAAAAGTAGAAGCCATTGTGGATGCGGGAGGATGAGGGGAGAGGTTGGGGGTGTTTGAGGGGAAACAACACACTCCTGGCTCCTATATGTCACCCAGCAAATTTTTGATATTTGGCACCTCCTAGACACTGGGATATTGCACATATCTGCATATCAGACTCTCTTTGTTGAGGACAGGATTTCAATTGaatttccattttgacattCGGCCGGCAACCAGCTTCTGTGATATTTTTTGTGGTCACTTTTTCACCGGGGGTACCTCTGGGAGGTTGCACCAGCTGCCTAGTTACACCACCGTGTCTTAGGTACTCAAACAGAACTTTATAGGGACACATCTtaaagcaaaatattgtttggGTCCATATCCGTCGTAGTTGGTATATATAATTTCAACTTTAAGATGTCTTTTGTGTGAGGTTATATTGACAATGTCACATTCTGTTTTGCTTTCTGGTTTTAATCACTGTTTCCTTGtgaaattgtttttgttcttttaaagaTGGTTCTATACTTTGTTTTGCATACTATTCATCTGATATTTTACATAATTGATATAtcttttatataaattaaaagacAGCTCAATTTCATACCTTGCATACCAATCTTTGTCTTGGATTTTGTAAATAAAGACTAAATTGAGCAAACCACCGAATCAGTCTAAAAAgattctttctttatttattcatGAGCTACACGCTCGGAATGTCAGTCAAATCTAGTCAGAACTGGATTTATATGCTGCAATTGGTTTTTACTAAATCCCTGGCCCAGCATGCTCCATAAAATGTCTCATGAATTAAGGtataaagaatttaaaaaaaaaaagagataataaaaatagaaattgcaaaaaagggaaaagaagtACTTTTAGTCAGACTTTCTAACAATTGAAATCTTGCAATTTGGATTAGTCATAAATAAAGTAGAAAAACCGGAGattgtcatgttttattttgtctacAAAAAATATTATGAAGAGCAGGAATGGTATACAGCATTCAAAAATTGCCATAGCCtcttttttttatggttttgtttatataaatttgtccCTTTTGTAATCATTTTTGCCTGCCCTGAGCTTGAACCCAACATCTGCTCTCTCTATGAAAAGGGGTAATTTACTGATCTATGTGGTTTTACTGATAGATATACAATAATCTAAATAGGGATATTTATTCTATGCAGGATTTAGTAAATTAAGTgcttttaatttcaaaacatgttctctataatacttaatatatatacttaattaataaacaaaaatatttacaagtacttaaatttgttactttcatGATTTTTGTTATGCACACAGTCCATATAACTTAAGTTAATTATCCTGCTGTTATATATGATAAATTTTGTCTAAATGGCTAaagtaattaaaaataaattgagTCGGCCAACATGTATATCAACATCACTACAATTATCATGCAGATCTCACACCAAATTCGGTTCTttcttgaagaaaaacaaatatttagcaAATTTCAGGTGGAAGTTATTTAGTTCCTTTCTGTGTATGGGCATTGACTTAAATCAGAACTTGTGGTTATAAAAATCATGATTAAAGAATATTGtagaaaaacaaattgattGCCAGTTAGTACATGAGCCTCTTTAAATAtggaattttgttttgaaaatgtttacaaatagTCATTCTAAGCACTTTTTCTtctatgtattttatttttatcatgcACTCAGTGTTTGTTATCACCATGGACAAATAAATTGATGATCTTTCATGTTGTTGTCATAAACTTTACCTACTGTTTTAActtcctctctttgtccctccactatttatctcctacctctcctcttcccctgttggtttctttctttcttctctccatcccttgtctactaatccccttacatctatctctttgtgttcaccatgctcattaacctgcctgtgttctgtgcgtgtttttgtcccttctgttactgttacttgtcatttagccctgaagaagatcctgctaggatcaaaatgtcaggccaacttacttttacacactgtTTTAACTTGTTTGAATTGATGCACAGTTTAATTCTTTTATGTCATCAGAAtcctctttttttcattttcatgacacACACTCTACTTGAAAATGGTTACTTAAACCTGAAAGATAttttgtccccctcccccttcccacccacaccccacccccatccccaccccccttaaaaaaacattttccctCTTAATTCTCTCTTTCTTGTTTACAGGTAAGCGGCAGAAACATGACATGGTCCATGTGGAGATCTGGGCCGGAGATGGTGTGAGAACCATCGGCGCTCGTTGGCAGAAGGGCAAAGTTCAAATACATGAATCTTATCGATTTGAGTCCAAAAGTTATCACAGTATGGGCTACCATTTTCGATCAATTGACACTTGGCTGCGTGGGATCTGCAAAAGGTAAGtcacatttttcttcttttaaatcCTGTTGTGGGTCAGGTGGGCTATGCATTGCTGTTCTTCAGGCTCTTTCATCAAGACCTCTCAAAATCAGTTACTGCATCATAACTGTTGGTTTTTAAGTCTTTCACttaatttcatatcatttcatttcatttcatttcattacatttttcatttcatttttcattaaatttttcatttcatttttaaattttaatttcttttcatttcttatttcatttcatttcattttttatttcatgccattccatttttcatatttcatgtcatttttcatatttcatgtcatttttcatgtcattttttatgtcatttttcatttaatttcatgtttcatttcatatttcattttgtttcatttcattcagtCTTTTAACTTAACAAACATGCATACATTTACAGATTGCATGCGTGATTCCAATTGGTCTCACACATTTTATTGGGAGAATTGATGTTTGGAAAAGAACGATAGAGTTTTCATGCGGAGAACATTTTATTGTCCAGGATTATTTTTCCATGCATCAGTAGTGAATGTGAATGTATATATAGGGGGGGGTGTgagagaggggaaggggtgtaGTGCTGAGACTGGGTTGTCTTGGATTTAAGACTTTGGGTAGATTGAACAATGTGTGCAGCTTTCATTAACCAACAGGACTTAATGCAAACTTTAGTACAAACCGTTGAACTGTAATAACTTACTTGTTGTTGGCACAAGAGACATCAAGCAGATGGTTAATAACCTTCAAAATTAATTGAAGTTAATTATCTTCAAAATTAACTCAGGTGTCCAAAAATAAATTAAGCAAAGGACACATCAGATACaatgttttcatcattttctgTCAGAAAACTATGAACCAGATATGGCACATAGTTGTTGACAAGGTTGTCAATTGCAAATAACAAACCCACGCCTCCCATCACcccacaaaaaaacaagaagaacaaACAGATGTCACCATGCTTGACTCTAAGATGAAGATGAGAAATGATTGAACTTTAGAGGACGACCTAATTGAATGGAGTCACCTCTACTCGTAACCAAACTCAAACCTTGTGGGaggatactgtacagtagttgaaGCAGACGTCCGTGTTATTTGTACGAAAAGTGATTTTCGGTCACGTCAAATGATATGCTGAACAGTGAAAATAGATTCTTACTAGTTTGTGAGAATTGATGACATTCATCAAAAGAGATCTATGCAATATTTACAACAATTTCACAGTCAAAGATAAATTTCCTTATTTGCAAACTAAAAGTATGCCTCAAGTTATCTTTATAACTTTGTGTCACACATTCGTCGTCGTGTTTGTGGTGGGTAGGTACGTTGAATATGCAGTGTCACCCTCAGCTGTTCTTTTTTAACGATGTCTTAAAAGTAAACATTATGTACATCAGTTCTAAGCAAAGGAATAGTCGTCATATATCTCCTACAAACACCATACAGTTCAACATCTGGTCATACTGTACGTCCCTTGGAATAAAAGTAGACCAGTACTTTGCTGTTACTGTCTTGCTTATTTGGAGGTTAAATTTTTAAGAAAGACATATACCCATAATAAGTCCCTTTATAGAGCTTTTGAAAAATTTCTAACACTCGTTCGAGTTTTATGTTTCCGATTGTATCAAAAGTTCAAAAGATGGTCAACTGGGCCTTGTTATTTGATGTAGTTTTCTtcgtttttatcataaattaacTTAAAGTTGAactaaaattgaaattaatagaATTAATCTAAGAAATTCAGAAATAAAAGTATGGGTAAAACGTCAagaactctgtaactggacgacatacattaatcttggagtgactcgaactcgggaccttatgattgaaaggcaccagcgttaaccactgagctaacactccatcaGTTGCAAATGAGACTGATTCAGCTGTCAGGACACCATATCTTTCACTTGTATGCTGTGATTGGGTGCCAATTTGTGTAACATGGGAAAAGCCCATAATGAAACCAAATGGTCAACAATGTGAGAAACAGATGAGAGCAATGGTTATACTGTACACTTTAATTTTGGGGTCAAACTCATTTCTTTCATTTGACCCTGGTTTACACTTTTTTGAACTTGTAAATTTCCTTTCtaagtatgacatcacagagtcATATAAAAAATATCTAGTTTTATGACTCTGGGACCTGCAGAAATTTGCCataaagttattttttattaaagtcAGTGTGCATATGCTCATGTGTTAGTGAGCAGAACACACAACACTAATCTatgttatattttgacattttacaaaGAATTATCGTTGAAAAGGTCTGTTGCTATCTAAAAGAAATTATCCTCTTGCTGCTGTGAGATGTAAGCCTCATTTTCATGTAACCTAGATTATCAGAGATGTAGGAGGGGTACCTTAACCCCTCCCTATACCcaccctccccacacacacacatatccaTAACTTGTtacaaaagaagaaaggaaaatgagATGGATTCCGACAAAATCAGagtaaaaaaaaccaaaatggCTGCAAATGGTTCATGCTGGATTAAGTGAACACTCTAGCACAGAGCAGAATGCGAACACTTAATTTAGTCATAATATAAATTAAcaacagaaaaataaacaacaaaagagATTAGATACAATATCTTGAAAAAGAGAACAGCTTGGTCACCTGGAGGAAAAAAAGCTTGCACAACTTATATTGCTCAAATATGTTAAttgtaaacattaaaaacacATCTGTGATTGCTTTTTCGATGATGGTAATAGTTTGTAATATatgtcatttaaaataaataattaaaaataatttgcatataagctCGACGGCAGGAAAAAATCTTTTCTccttcaaatttgtttataatgtCAGTTCATTTGCTGATGTTTTCTTGATTCTTCTCTGCCATCTGTGTATGATAATTCATCATAACAACTTTTTCTTTGGGCATATCTTATCATTGCAGCTATTGTAAAAAGCACCCATGGAAGAGGTCCAATTTTAAACCCACAAAAAAGTCTGTCTTTGCCAGAGTTGATCAAAGTTCGGAGGAAGACGCAGAAAGTGGCTTCCAAGACAGCAGATCTGAAACCCCAAGGGAAAGGTCCAACTTAGGAGACAAGCCAAAAGGATATGTCATCGCAAACCAGATGACAAGTTCAGATGGGACAGCCCAGACAATTGATGTCTCGATGAAACCTATTCTGGGATCTGCGGATGCACATGTGGATGGAGTAGGTGCAGTATTGCGCTCAGAACCAACACAAATCATCACAGACGAATTGGATGATAAGAGCTGGAGAGGAGGCAACGGTCATCTAACTTTTCCTTCACTTTCAGAGAAGGTTGCTGCTCCCTGTTTATCGACGATCAAGAAAAGTCAGGGTGctaagatcgctggagatgagTTGGATGAAACAGAACATGGTTCCAAAGATgaaggagaggagggagggggtgttCTGCAAGAAGGAAATCATCAAAAAATGCTGGCTGACCTAGAAATTGGTAAAGTGAACCAAGTTTTGGAGACAGTGAAATGTTTTCAAGCTTTTTCAGCTGATGTTGTTGAACAGGTGGATGACCATCTTGTCTCAGTTCAAGCTGCATCTACCAGCAAAAGTAATGGAAGATTTGCCTCTCTCACAAATGATGAAGGTGGTGAGGGCAAGGTAGTCTTTGATCCGATGCTGTGGGTTACGAAGAAGGAAACCTGGTCTACTCCTGCATCACAAATGGCTGAGGAGTTGGATTCCACCAGTGACAGTAAATTTCAGCAAACTGGAGATGGGGGAGAGGAAGATGAAGAGAAATTTGAAAGCAGAGGTTCAATTCTTGATGATGGATTGGCCATCTATGATCTAGAGAGCGTTGGATTATCTCATCACTTATATGAAGGAAGTCCAAAACAAAGATTCGTGGCAAACCAGACTGGAGGACTTCATGGAGAGATGAAAGACGATGATTTACAAGAGAGTGATGTTAAGCCATGCATTCATCCAGTTGAAATACAAGGAGGACAGATGTTAAGATGTGAGAGTCTTGAAGTAAGTGATGTGGAAGATGTGACTTCTCTAGATGATGAGGAAGAAGCAATTGTTGAATTTGATGACATTTCAGAAGTTGCTAAAGGAGGTGGTATTCGATCAGATCGATCTCCCAGTGAAAGTTTGCCAATGTCATCACTTCTTCAGCTAGATGCAAGTAATTTATTTGAAGTCCCAAAAGAAACAGAACTTACCGATCAGTCAGACCTAACAGGATCAGAGAATCCTGAGAGAGTAGAGCCAATGGATTCTGATGATGCAAAGGCATCACCAAGTAAGTCAAGTAGTGGTGGCAGTTTGACCAATCAGCAACTTGCAACTGGATCACATGGTGCTTCATCATCCAATGGAAATATGAAATCTAACATGAAGGGTAAAGATGATAGTGGAGAACAAAATGGAAGGAAGAAGCCGAATACAGATGAGAGGAAGTCCGTTTTCAAAGTAGACAATGCCCCATTGTTTTACGTTGGCGGTCGCAATGGCGTATCTCTGTGAGTGCATGTACACCAATAAATGCCCTATTTCCAATCTTATTGAAAGTGACTTTTTTACAGTGAAGAAGGGAGAGACCCTATAGTTCTGGTTTGGAAGTTTTTATGAAGGGGATTGacaaagtttattttaattctggtaacacatatgcatgcataatTTTTAATTATAAGGGGAGCATGGTTTTAAGACCAGAGTGACACATCACACCGACAGACAATATTGCCTGTTGTTGAATTgttcttgagttttatcttcgCATGCACATTGTGTGGTATTGTCGGTGAATTTTTGTAATTTCTCCAAAGTAGGAATAAGATTTGGGAATTGGGAAAGTTCTGCTTCTTATTTGtgactgtttttatgtttttaacaatcttttctgttttaattcCAGAGTGGAGGAGCCACTTCTGGCTAAGGGTTGGCAGAGGATCCAAGATCCAAAGAGTGATCGTTACAAGTTCAGATGGGTGGAAATTAAGAGCCAGATAAACTATTCATCTTTCAGACCAGGTAAGTTCAAATTTTGCAGCATATGAAGAACCGGTTGTATTTGCCACAGAAACTGGCACAGTGATAAATTctaagtaaaaaaaatagtaaGTCAACAACATAAGATATTAAAAACAATCAGTTGCAGAACTTCAGGTTAACAGTAAGATGTCGTGAAAAGGGAAATGTGCTAAAAGAAAAAACCTGGTGGGCTTGACGAGAGCACACTCCCAAAATGTAACAGAACCGAAGgaaatacatacattacataACACATTAAACAAGTTACACAACTTAACTTGTATGAAGTTAACCATTAAATTCTTCTTTGACTGTATCCCTCTAATAAAAAAGAAGTATCTGTAGTGATTCAGTGTTAAAACTAAATGttttccaccccttgacccatACTGTATACTCTCCACTTTAATTGAACTCTCGAATTATCATTGTTCACAAAAATAGCTGGAACAACTTCACTATGTGAGGTCAGACAGATAAGCTTGATAGGCTTTCGTGATTCAAACAAAGtattctgaaatatatatataaatatatatatatacatacatatatgggAAAGCGATTATATTGTAATCTTGTGTAAAAGTTAACCAGCAATGAATTATTAAATACATCCTAAAAGAGTAAAGCCAACTCAATAGAATCCACCTACCCGAAGCTGCAGGAGCTGTACCGTGATGCGCGACAAAAATACAAAGAGTGGGGGATAGTGTGGGCGGATATGAGACAGCATTTGCATAACTGCGGTAAGTGAAGTGAGATGTAGAGAAAAGCTAGAGGGTGGAATTAATTTCAGAAATGCTTttagatgatgatgatatatatatatttatataaatatacacttttatgtatatatatatatacataaatatatgtatataggtatatgtatatatatacatatataattgaaatcatagtgagttgaaaaatccagaacaatgaaaaaactagcctccaccgggattcgaacccgggcctcccgctttatatgcggacaccctaaccagtaggctatggacactgattgtatgtccagaggttcgaaaccagtaaatcaggtcgtaattccactgtaggcgtttatcacctgtatcgaacaatactagttctgttttggtgacatacagtatttgccttactctagagatcaaacatgatgctaaccaactcgaaatcatttatgattactaaagccggatctcgaaagagatactttgaacatactttgttaatgaaatggagttAAACggcaaaggcaaatgaatatatatatatatatatacattcaacaTGCAAGGACCAAAACTCTGGTACAATATCCCTCTAACTATCCGGTCATCTCCCACCGTTACTACTTTCAAAAGTAATCTCAAAACTCATATTTTCTAGGGTCATTTTGATCTTTGTATTTGTACTGTGTATTAATTTTCTGCCATGTATTTGacaatgtgtttttgtttttgttttctttgttgttaagAGCTATGATCATATTTGGAAGAGCACTATTTCAAGCATtgtatttattatgattattataacatatatatatatatatgaaatgattCGCTTGggttataataataaaaataaatgagacttatatagcgccaaatcagtagacaaaagtcactggtTATTGGGTTATTTAATAGAaactcattttatatttttgggcTTTTCTTTGTTGATTTATTCCAGGAGAACAGCTCATCAACCGTATTCCTGGCAGTGGAATGCTTGCAACCAAAACTGGCCTTTTCAACACTTTGCGTGACTATGAGCGACTTAACGATAG is part of the Apostichopus japonicus isolate 1M-3 chromosome 11, ASM3797524v1, whole genome shotgun sequence genome and harbors:
- the LOC139976430 gene encoding uncharacterized protein isoform X7, with the protein product MKARELSARCDQTRMLDLRLKFLNQAKQYFGVPYKKKYHEPGSEEYNSPLFLDCCGLVRRVLLDLREDFGFKVGRWNQAYQFDTLPDTIESEESMQPGDLVFISGIYNDPKRKRQKHDMVHVEIWAGDGVRTIGARWQKGKVQIHESYRFESKSYHSMGYHFRSIDTWLRGICKSYCKKHPWKRSNFKPTKKSVFARVDQSSEEDAESGFQDSRSETPRERSNLGDKPKGYVIANQMTSSDGTAQTIDVSMKPILGSADAHVDGVGAVLRSEPTQIITDELDDKSWRGGNGHLTFPSLSEKVAAPCLSTIKKSQGAKIAGDELDETEHGSKDEGEEGGGVLQEGNHQKMLADLEIGKVNQVLETVKCFQAFSADVVEQVDDHLVSVQAASTSKSNGRFASLTNDEGGEGKVVFDPMLWVTKKETWSTPASQMAEELDSTSDSKFQQTGDGGEEDEEKFESRGSILDDGLAIYDLESVGLSHHLYEGSPKQRFVANQTGGLHGEMKDDDLQESDVKPCIHPVEIQGGQMLRCESLEVSDVEDVTSLDDEEEAIVEFDDISEVAKGGGIRSDRSPSESLPMSSLLQLDASNLFEVPKETELTDQSDLTGSENPERVEPMDSDDAKASPSKSSSGGSLTNQQLATGSHGASSSNGNMKSNMKGKDDSGEQNGRKKPNTDERKSVFKVDNAPLFYVGGRNGVSLVEEPLLAKGWQRIQDPKSDRYKFRWVEIKSQINYSSFRPGEQLINRIPGSGMLATKTGLFNTLRDYERLNDRLQKGNSGKGLRILDFFPESYVLDMKADREAFFQTFKEGEIWICKPNNMNQGKGIYLVRDLVELKQKYRDDGSSGALQRSRVKRGTNQRLIQRYLPKPLLLNGKKFDVRTYMLIACTSPFVVLYHSGYCRLSCEDYDPESKDLARHLTNQYQQKKVPQYKDMKDETVWSMERFNDYINTEIAEQHGLPDDWVFGHFTKRMQQVMTHCFHAVKTKLDNRLGLFDLLGFDFIIDADMKIWLLEVNVNPALHTNCDVLREKLPPMIAETIDITLEIFEKSRKREKILPIRSVKSFNLLYSATSGGRRSKATGQRSKSISPVRTARTSTNLVRSKGAKSTIPPKSSVPPKSSVPPKSSVDKGTGKVKVPVPNATPTSEGKTVVTDKKTEDIFMNK